From Micromonospora carbonacea:
AGCTGGGTCAGCTCACCTGCTGAGTCGTGGCTCAGCGGGGCTGACGTTCGGCCCGGCCACGACTGGGAGGATCGCTATCTCGCACAGCGATCACCTCCTGCGGTCGGCCTGGCCGGGAACGCGAATCATCGTACATCCGGCCACGGCACGGCCCGCACTCGGCCGTACGGCCGGCGGGGCCCCTAATCCGTTCCCCCGCAAGGGCTGCGGCCGCTCGCCGGCCCGCCGCTGTTAAGCGGGGCACCTTTTACCTCGAAAAGCGTTAACAGGGGGCCCTTCCTTGCGTCAGGTCCGCGTGGCGCGGGGGTGCGTTAGCGCTTACCTGCCGGTAACGCCTAGGCTCCGGACCGACGTGGATCAGCTGAGCAAGAGGGGGACCCGTGGCCCGTACCGTGCTGGTGACCGGCGGCAACCGGGGGATCGGCCTGGCCATCGCGCAGGCGTTCGCCAAGCAGGGTGACCGGGTGGCGGTGACCCACCGTAGCGGCGACGCGCCCGAGGGGCTGTTCGGCGTCGTCTGCGACGTGACCGACTCCGCCTCCGTCGACGCGGCCTTCACCGCCGTCGAGGCCGAGCTGGGCCCGGTGGAGGTGCTGGTCGCCAACGCCGGCATCACCGACGACACGCTGATCATGCGGATGTCGGAGGAGCAGTTCACCCGGGTCCTCGACACCAACCTCACCGGCGCGTTCCGCTGCGCCAGCCGGGCGTCCAAGAAGATGCTCCGCGCCCGGTGGGGCCGCATGATCTTCATCTCCTCGGTCGTCGGCCTCTACGGCGGCCCCGGGCAGGTCAACTACGCGGCGAGCAAGGCCGGCCTGGTCGGCGTGGCCCGCTCGATCACCCGGGAGCTGGGCGGGCGCAACATCACCGCCAACGTCGTCGCGCCCGGCTTCATCGACACCGACATGACCGCCGCCCTGCCCGAGGAGCGCCGGGCGGAGTACGTGAAGGCCATCCCGGCCGGCCGCCTCGCCGCGCCCGACGAGGTGGCCGCGGTGGTCACCTGGCTGGCCTCGGACGCCGCCGGCTACGTCACCGGCGCCGTGATCCCGGTCGACGGCGGCCTCGGGATGGGCCACTGACCGGTCCCGCCCGGGTCGGCGACGCCGCCACCGCGCCCACCGCACGAATCCCAACGGAGGAACTTGCACATGTCCGGACTGCTGGCCGGTAAGCGGCTGCTGGTCACCGGCGTCATCACCGACGCCTCGATCGCCTTCTCCGTGGCGAAGATCGCCCAGGAGAACGGCGCGCAGGTCGTGCTCACCGGCTTCGGCCGGCTCTCCCTGGTCGAGCGGATCGCCCGGCGCCTGCCCGAGCCGGCCCCGGTGATCGAGCTGGACGTGACCAACCCCGAGCACCTCGCCGGCCTCGCCGACAAGGTCCGGGAGCACGTCGACGGCCTCGACGGGGTGGTGCACTCGATCGGGTTCGCGCCGCAGAGCTGCCTCGGCGGCGGCTTCCTCGACGCGCCGTGGGAGGACGTGGCCACCGCCCTGCACGTCTCGACGTACTCCTACAAGTCGCTGGCCATGGCGGCGCTGCCGCTGATGTCCCCGGGCGGCGCGGTGGTCGGGCTCACCTTCGACGCCACCAAGGCGTGGCCGGTCTACGACTGGATGGGCGTGGCCAAGGCCGGGCTGGAGTCGGCGTCGCGCTACCTGGCGCTGCACCTGGGCAAGCAGGGCATCCGCAGCAACCTGGTCGCCGCCGGGCCGCTGCGCACCATGGCCGCGAAGTCGATCCCCGGCTTCGTCCAGTTCGAGGACGCCTGGTCCGAGCGGGCGCCGCTGGGCTGGGACCTCACCGACCAGGCGCCGGCGGCGCGCGCCTGCCTGGCGCTGCTGTCGGACTGGTTCCCGGCGACCACCGGCGAGATCGTCCACGTCGACGGCGGCTACCACGCCCTCGGCGCCGCCTGAGGCGCAAGGAAGGGCCCCCTGTTAACGCATTCGGTATAGCAGGGGTCCCTTCTTAACGCCGGAGACCGGGCCGGGACCAGGGGCCGTCGCCGGGCCGTCGCCGGGCGCGGGGAAGAATGGGCCCATGGCGTACGACGCGTTGGTGCTGGTCTCCTTCGGTGGCCCCGAGCGGCCCGAGGACGTGCTGCCCTTCCTCCAGAACGTGACGCGGGGCCGGGGCGTGCCCCCGGAGCGGCTGGCGGAGGTCGCCGAGCACTACCTGCACTTCGGCGGGGTATCCCCGATCAACCAGCAGTGCCGGGACCTGCTCGCGGCGATCCGGGCGGACTTCGCCGCGCACGGCGTCGACCTGCCCGTCTACTGGGGCAACCGCAACTGGGATCCGATGCTCGCCGACACCGTGGCGCGGATGCGCGACGACGGCGTCACCCGGGCCCTGGCGTTCGTGACCAGCGCGTACGGCGGCTACTCGTCCTGCCGGCAATACCAGGAGGACATCGCCGCCGCCCGGGCCGCCGTCGGCCCCGACGCCCCGGTGATCGAGAAGCTGCGCCAGTTCTGGGACCATCCCGGCTTCGTCGAGCCGCACGCCGACGCGGTGCGCGCGGCGCTGGGCCAGCTCGACCCGGCGAAGCGGGCCACCACCCGGCTGGTGTTCACCGCCCACTCGATCCCCACCGCGGCGGCCGCGAACGCCGGCCCGCACGGCGGCCGGTACGAGGCGCAACTCGCCGAGACCGCCCGCCTGGTGCACGCGTCCGCCGCGCCCGACCTGCCGTACGACCTGGTGTGGCAGAGCCGGTCGGGCCCGCCGCACGTGCCGTGGCTGGAGCCGGACGTCAACGACCACCTCGCCGCCCTCGCCGAGGCCGGGACGACCGGCGTGGTGGTGAGCCCGGTCGGGTTCGTCTCGGACCACCTGGAGGTGGTCTGGGACCTCGACACCGAGGCGCTGGAGACCGCCAAGCGGCTCGGGCTGGAGTTCGCCCGGGCCGGCACCCCGGGCACCGACCCGCGCTTCGTGGCGATGGTGCGCGAGCTGGTCGCCGAGCGCACGGAGCCCGGCGGCGAGCGGCTGCGCCGCCGCCTCGGCGCGCTGCCGCTGTGGGACACCTGCCCCACGGTGTGCTGCGTGCCGGCGCGCCGCCCCTGACCCCGGGTCCGCCCGGTCCTGCCCCGCCACCCGACACACCCCCTGGGACGACGAGATGCACGAACGCAAGCCGGTGCAGAGCTGGCTGACAGACATGGACGGCGTGCTGGTGCACGAGGGCCAGCCGGTGCCCGGCGCGCCGGAGTTCATCAACAAGCTGCGCTCCTCCGGCAAGCCGTTCCTGATCCTGACCAACAACTCGATCTACACGCCGCGCGACCTCCAGGCCCGGCTGACCCGGATGGGCTTCGAGGTGCCCGAGCACGCGCTGTGGACGGCGGCGCTGGCCACCGCCCAGTTCCTCGCCGACCAGCGGCCGGGCGGCACCGCGTACGCGATCGGGGAGGCCGGGCTGACCACCGCCCTGCACGCCGTCGGGTACGTGCTGACCGACTTCGCCCCGGACTACGTGGTGCTGGGCGAGACCCGCACGTACAGCTTCGAGGCGATCACCAAGGCGGTCCGCCTGATCAACGACGGGGCCCGGTTCATCTGCACCAACCCGGACGTGACCGGCCCGTCGGTGGAGGGGGCGCTGCCGGCGGCCGGCTCGGTCGCGGCGATGATCTCGAAGGCGACCGGGGTCGAGCCGTACTTCGTCGGCAAGCCGAACCCGATGATGATGCGGTCGGCGCTGAACACCATCAACGCCCACTCCGAGTCGACCGCGATGATCGGCGACCGGATGGACACCGACGTCCTGTGCGGCCTGGAGGCGGGGCTGGAGACGATCCTCGTGCTGACCGGGATCAGCACCCGCACGGAGGCCGAGCGGTACCCGTACCGGCCGTCGCGGATCGTCGGCTCGGTGGCGGACCTGATGGACGAGATCTGACCCCACCCGGGGGCCCGGCGGTCAGGGGCGCAGCGGGGCGTTGCAGGCGGCGACGAGGGCCTGCCGGCAGGCGGTGGTGAGCGGGCGCAGCGCCGCGTCGCGCTGCTGGGCCTCGTGGTTGTTGACCGCGCCGCCGGGCGCGCTGTGCCCGGCCAGCGCCAGCACCCGGTCGAGCACGGCGGCGCGGGCGAACAGCCGGCGCGCCCGCGGGTCGAAGCCCGGCGGCAGGTCGGTGGTGCCGTCGGGGCGGCGCAGCGCCTCCAGCGCCCCGGCCAGCTCGGGCCGCCACTGGGCGACGTCGAGCCGGGTCAGCGCGGCGGTGGTCTCGGCGAGCGCGGTGGCCAGCTCGGCCTCGGCCTCGGCGGCGCCGGGCGAGCCGAGCGAGGCGGCGGGGGCGTCGGCGGGCAGCGGATAGCACCGCCACAGCACCGTCTCCCACGTCATCCCCGAGCCGGAGGTGTGCGTGCGGACCTCCGGGATCACCCCGATCGGCCCGGCGACGACCGCCTCGCCGGCGAGCAGCGCGGCGCCGCTGAACTCGCCCGGCCCGGGCAGCCCCCGGGGGTCGCCCGGCACGGGCAGCACCAGCCGGATCTCGTCCGGCGAGAGCTTCGCCAGGGTGGGCAGCGCGTCGCGCAGCGGGACGTCGGTCCAGGTGCCGGGGGCGTCGGCGACGAGGTGCTCCTCGTCGCCGGCGATCTCCTCGGCGACCTCGTCGTACGGCACGAGCCCGGCGCGCCACGCGCGTATCCAGGCAACGAACCGGCTCGACCGGCGCGGCGCGACCTTGACCGCGCCCGTTGCGGGGGAGGACATGCAAGAGAGGGTACGTGGTGCGCACCGTCCGTGTCTCGACTGCCGCTCGCCCGGCGTCGGCTGGCCCCGCCTACCCCCTACCGCCCGACCCGTCCTGCCGCCGTCGGGTCCGTCCGGTTCCGCTGCCCACCGCCATGGTCGGCGCGCCCCGCTGCATGATCGGCGCGGCTGCCGCGCCGCCGGGCGCGGCGGGGGCTAGCGTGGCGGGCATGGTGGGGCGCTACGGCGAGGACGTGTTGGCGGGCGACTGGCGGCGGCGCAGGGTCGTCCCCGAGGTGGACGCGGAGGCCGACCTCGTGGTCGAGGACGCGGACTCCGGGTTCTGCGGCGCGGTGGTCGGCTTCGAGTCCGGCGCGGTGGTGCTGGAGGACCGGCACGGCCGGCGGCGCAACTTCCCGCTGCTGCCGGCCGCGTTCCTGCTCGACGGGCAGCCGGTGACGCTGCGCCGCCCGGCCCGGTCGCCGGTGCCGGCCGCCCGGCGGCGCACCGCGTCGGGCTCGGTCGCCGTCGACGGCGTGCGGGCGCAGGTCGCCAAGGCCAGCCGGATCTGGGTCGAGGGCGTGCACGACGCCGCCCTGGTGGAGCGGATCTGGGGCGACGACCTGCGGATCGAGGGCGTGGTGGTGGAGCCGCTGGACGGCATCGACGACCTGGGGTCGCGGGTCCGCGACTTCGGGCCGGGGCCCACCCGGCGGCTCGGGGTGCTCGTCGACCACCTGGTGCCCGGCTCCAAGGAGAGCCGGATCGTGGCCCGGGTGACGTCCGCGCACGTGCTGGTCACCGGGCACCCCTACGTCGACGTGTGGCAGGCGGTGAAGCCGGCCGCGCTGGGCATCGCGGCGTGGCCGGTGGTGCCGCCGGGGCGGCCGTGGAAGGAGGGCGTCTGCGCCGCCCTCGGGGTGGCGTCGCCGGCCGAGATGTGGCGGCGCGTCCTGTCCCGGGTGGACAGCTTCGCCGACGTGGAGACCCCGCTGATCAACGCGATGGAACGCCTGATCGACTTCGTCACCGAACCGTCGGCCTGAGGCCGGGCCACCGGCCCCTCGGCCTGAGCCCGCCCGTCGGCCGGGGCGGGCCCGGGCCGGTGCGCCGGGTCAGGGCTCCTCGTCGGGGGTGCGGGTGAGCAGGAACGTGGCCACGTCGAGGGCGACCGGCCGGCCCGCGTCGTCGCGGACCACGGTGAGCAGCTCGCCGTCCTGCTCCCCCGAGCGGCCCCGCCAGCGGTCCGGCCCGTCCGGAGTGAACCGCAGCACCGGCTCGTTCTCCGGCGGGCTGGCCCACAGGTCACCGGTGGCCGGGTCGGCGCGGAACTCGAACTCCCCGCCCATCCACCACCAGCGGCCGGTCAGCTCCGCCACGTCGGCCGGGGGCGGGGCGTCGGCCGGCAGCCACGGCGCGACGGGCTCGGGCAGCGCGTCCAGCACGGTGCCGAGCACCTCCCGGGCGAGCGCGCCGAGGTGGCCGACGCGCAGCCCGTACGAGTTGGCGAAGCCGACCACGGCGGTGCGGGCGGGCCGGTGCACGGCGAGCGTGGCGACGTAGCCGGGCATGGAGCCGCCGTGCCCGACGTGCACCCGCTCGCCCACCCGGTACAGCTCCAGCCCGAGGCCGTGCCCGCTGGTCCAGCCCTGCGGGTCGCTCATCGTCACCGTCGCGCACATCTCGGTCAGCGTGTCCGGGTGCAGCAGCGTCGGGTCGGGGTCGGCCAGGAACGCCGCCCAGCGGCCGAGGTCGGTGACGGTGGACCAGAGCTGCCCGGCCGGCGCCATCGCCCCGGTGTCGGTGCGCGGCTCCTCGCGCAGCGTGTCGTGCCACGGGTGCACCAC
This genomic window contains:
- the fabG gene encoding beta-ketoacyl-ACP reductase is translated as MARTVLVTGGNRGIGLAIAQAFAKQGDRVAVTHRSGDAPEGLFGVVCDVTDSASVDAAFTAVEAELGPVEVLVANAGITDDTLIMRMSEEQFTRVLDTNLTGAFRCASRASKKMLRARWGRMIFISSVVGLYGGPGQVNYAASKAGLVGVARSITRELGGRNITANVVAPGFIDTDMTAALPEERRAEYVKAIPAGRLAAPDEVAAVVTWLASDAAGYVTGAVIPVDGGLGMGH
- the fabI gene encoding enoyl-ACP reductase FabI, with amino-acid sequence MSGLLAGKRLLVTGVITDASIAFSVAKIAQENGAQVVLTGFGRLSLVERIARRLPEPAPVIELDVTNPEHLAGLADKVREHVDGLDGVVHSIGFAPQSCLGGGFLDAPWEDVATALHVSTYSYKSLAMAALPLMSPGGAVVGLTFDATKAWPVYDWMGVAKAGLESASRYLALHLGKQGIRSNLVAAGPLRTMAAKSIPGFVQFEDAWSERAPLGWDLTDQAPAARACLALLSDWFPATTGEIVHVDGGYHALGAA
- a CDS encoding ferrochelatase, which codes for MAYDALVLVSFGGPERPEDVLPFLQNVTRGRGVPPERLAEVAEHYLHFGGVSPINQQCRDLLAAIRADFAAHGVDLPVYWGNRNWDPMLADTVARMRDDGVTRALAFVTSAYGGYSSCRQYQEDIAAARAAVGPDAPVIEKLRQFWDHPGFVEPHADAVRAALGQLDPAKRATTRLVFTAHSIPTAAAANAGPHGGRYEAQLAETARLVHASAAPDLPYDLVWQSRSGPPHVPWLEPDVNDHLAALAEAGTTGVVVSPVGFVSDHLEVVWDLDTEALETAKRLGLEFARAGTPGTDPRFVAMVRELVAERTEPGGERLRRRLGALPLWDTCPTVCCVPARRP
- a CDS encoding HAD-IIA family hydrolase, with translation MHERKPVQSWLTDMDGVLVHEGQPVPGAPEFINKLRSSGKPFLILTNNSIYTPRDLQARLTRMGFEVPEHALWTAALATAQFLADQRPGGTAYAIGEAGLTTALHAVGYVLTDFAPDYVVLGETRTYSFEAITKAVRLINDGARFICTNPDVTGPSVEGALPAAGSVAAMISKATGVEPYFVGKPNPMMMRSALNTINAHSESTAMIGDRMDTDVLCGLEAGLETILVLTGISTRTEAERYPYRPSRIVGSVADLMDEI
- a CDS encoding DUF3097 domain-containing protein, whose product is MVGRYGEDVLAGDWRRRRVVPEVDAEADLVVEDADSGFCGAVVGFESGAVVLEDRHGRRRNFPLLPAAFLLDGQPVTLRRPARSPVPAARRRTASGSVAVDGVRAQVAKASRIWVEGVHDAALVERIWGDDLRIEGVVVEPLDGIDDLGSRVRDFGPGPTRRLGVLVDHLVPGSKESRIVARVTSAHVLVTGHPYVDVWQAVKPAALGIAAWPVVPPGRPWKEGVCAALGVASPAEMWRRVLSRVDSFADVETPLINAMERLIDFVTEPSA
- a CDS encoding serine hydrolase domain-containing protein — encoded protein: MSLPPETARRVDARVARAQSEGRAPSLVLGVVRDGELAHLAAAGERPRPDADRQYRLGSITKTMTAVLIMQQRDAGALALDDPLERHLPGTGVGRLTLRQLLGHASGLQREPDGAWWERVDVGDLAAVLAGVDGHKIAYPPHRVYHYSNLAYGLLGGALEAVTGTPWRDLLRQRLLEPLGMTRTTYDPVEPFARGYVVHPWHDTLREEPRTDTGAMAPAGQLWSTVTDLGRWAAFLADPDPTLLHPDTLTEMCATVTMSDPQGWTSGHGLGLELYRVGERVHVGHGGSMPGYVATLAVHRPARTAVVGFANSYGLRVGHLGALAREVLGTVLDALPEPVAPWLPADAPPPADVAELTGRWWWMGGEFEFRADPATGDLWASPPENEPVLRFTPDGPDRWRGRSGEQDGELLTVVRDDAGRPVALDVATFLLTRTPDEEP